In a genomic window of Sarcophilus harrisii chromosome 4, mSarHar1.11, whole genome shotgun sequence:
- the LOC111720633 gene encoding uncharacterized protein LOC111720633, translating to MTSISGSASSMEIILAEETRALVAKMGGFVYFLNRMESEMIKMAKAHFNLILWMLRVLKRCQKKVIELRDVTENLKDLTKVFFYKKCAMRKEIENCQNQMKIKITLVRRSKILAQEVGELVKKAAREAAFRNSQTAAQGPKDAKTKEASELEYISLSLAENWWTLLEKCVELAEARISSAKKSLEMIEKREKWEKLLKRLFLQAAMAAQLGMILQKRRIEGKNVEIEKMVSIHRKHQKEIVCCKALEECEVMDFLLTELRQISEVIISELSSQEKVED from the coding sequence ATGACCTCAATAAGTGGCAGTGCATCATCAATGGAAATTATTTTGGCTGAAGAAACTCGGGCACTGGTTGCCAAAATGGGGGGATTTGTATATTTCCTTAACAGAATGGAAAGTGAGATGATAAAAATGGCAAAAGCTCACTTCAATCTAATCCTGTGGATGCTTAGAGTCCTTAAGAGGTGCCAAAAGAAGGTAATTGAGCTCAGAGACGTGACTGAGAATCTGAAAGATCTAACAAAAGTCTTTTTTTACAAGAAGTGTGCCATGCGTAAAGAAATTGAGAATTGTCAGAaccaaatgaaaattaagataacatTGGTCAGGAGAAGTAAAATCCTGGCTCAAGAAGTGGGGGAATTGGTCAAGAAGGCTGCTAGAGAAGCAGCTTTTAGGAATTCACAGACAGCAGCCCAGGGACCAAAGGATGCTAAAACAAAAGAAGCCAGTGAGTTGGAGTATATTTCTCTGAGTCTGGCTGAAAACTGGTGGACATTATTGGAGAAATGTGTGGAGTTGGCAGAGGCTAGGATATCGTCAGCAAAAAAGTCATTGGAAATgattgagaagagagagaagtgggAAAAGCTGTTGAAGAGACTCTTCCTTCAGGCTGCCATGGCAGCCCAACTTGGCATGATATTACAGAAAAGACGAATTGAGGGGAAAAACGTGGAGATAGAGAAAATGGTGTCCATTCACCGAAAACACCAGAAAGAAATTGTCTGCTGTAAGGCTCTGGAAGAATGTGAAGTCATGGACTTCCTGCTCACAGAATTGAGGCAGATCTCTGAAGTGATTATTTCGGAACTCTCTTCCCAAGAAAAAGTGGAAGACTGA
- the PAQR8 gene encoding membrane progestin receptor beta, with amino-acid sequence MTTAILERLSTFSVSGQQLRRLPKLLEDGLPKMPCTVPETDVPQLFREPYIYTGYRPTGHEWRYYFFSLFQKHNEVVNVWTHLLAALAVLLRFQAFAEAEALPWTSAHSLPLLLFILSSITYLTCSLLAHLLQSKSELSHYTFYFVDYVGVSVYQYGSALAHFFYSSDPAWYERFWLFFLPAAAFCGWLSCAGCCYAKYRYRRPYPVMRKICQVVPAGLAFILDISPVAHRVALCHLSGCQEQAAWYHTLQIFFFLVSAYFFSCPVPEKYFPGSCDIVGHGHQIFHAFLSICTLSQLEAILLDYQGRQDIFLQRHSPLSVYLACLSFFLLTACSGITAAFLRRKIKARLTKKDS; translated from the coding sequence ATGACAACAGCCATCTTAGAACGCCTCAGCACGTTCTCAGTCAGCGGGCAGCAGCTCCGCCGCCTGCCCAAGCTCCTGGAGGATGGCCTTCCCAAAATGCCTTGCACCGTCCCAGAGACTGACGTGCCCCAGCTCTTCCGGGAGCCCTACATCTACACCGGCTACCGCCCCACGGGCCATGAGTGGCGTTACTATTTCTTTAGCCTCTTTCAGAAACACAACGAGGTGGTCAATGTCTGGACCCACTTGCTGGCAGCCCTGGCCGTGCTCCTGAGGTTCCAGGCCTTTGCCGAGGCCGAAGCCCTGCCGTGGACCTCGGCCCACTCCTTGCCCCTGCTCCTCTTCATCTTGTCCTCCATCACCTACCTCACCTGCAGCCTCCTGGCCCACCTGCTCCAGTCCAAATCAGAGCTGTCGCACTACACCTTCTATTTTGTGGATTACGTCGGGGTGAGCGTCTACCAGTACGGCAGCGCCCTGGCACACTTCTTCTACAGCTCCGACCCGGCCTGGTACGAGCGGTTCTGGCTTTTCTTCCTGCCGGCGGCCGCCTTTTGCGGTTGGCTGTCATGCGCCGGCTGCTGCTATGCCAAGTACCGCTACCGGAGGCCTTACCCGGTCATGAGGAAGATCTGCCAGGTGGTGCCGGCGGGGCTGGCCTTCATTCTGGACATCAGTCCTGTGGCCCATCGAGTGGCACTGTGCCACCTGTCTGGCTGTCAGGAGCAGGCTGCCTGGTACCACACcctgcagattttcttttttctggtcaGTGCCTATTTCTTCTCCTGTCCAGTCCCAGAGAAATATTTCCCAGGCTCCTGTGATATTGTGGGTCACGGCCATCAGATCTTCCATGCTTTTTTGTCCATCTGCACGCTCTCCCAACTGGAAGCCATCCTCCTGGATTATCAAGGACGGCAGGATATCTTTCTTCAGCGCCATAGCCCTCTCTCTGTCTATTTGGCCTGCCTCTCGTTCTTCCTCTTGACTGCCTGTAGCGGTATTACTGCAGCCTTCCTAAGGCGCAAGATCAAGGCCAGACTGACCAAGAAGGATTCCTGA